A part of Carassius carassius chromosome 32, fCarCar2.1, whole genome shotgun sequence genomic DNA contains:
- the LOC132112855 gene encoding RNA polymerase II-associated protein 1-like produces the protein MGNMETERPESNVMDRVGGPVLLTGQGLGIANSAMETMKIHEENQTKLQAMSQSEILEEQRKLLAQLGPRLVDFVRSRGAQRTPGSESGSGTVQREDIQNEPLPDSTSPQLDHTIKTQESQRDTMEDDEKDENQLLAQPPITEEELPIKPQKEWLHMDKVEPEKLEWTRDLPAPRKQSTKKAMQARFDFAGSLIPPTEDVPTHLGLHHHGEEPELAGYSLQELFLLSRSQLNQQRNLAVSTLANILAKARAGEYISSLKGSVLSSLLDSGVLFLLRFSLDDSVEGVMSAAVHALRALLVSSDDEECLDNSFSWLLGMATFPLLPTAQEDEDEDDEGLNETMKETAKEKEERKIDHDVARQDVVKGFLKMQGLPRLRYIVEVVRPSPRVVLDILEVLIRIARHSTAAATQILDCPRLMNSVISEFLPCSWAPATSQAPSSLYGLPVALAMKLLRVLASAGRHACARILNSLGGKEVLSRFVVVEPSEMLLEAGEALRCSTEALRLFAVAASYGQACSLYTDLYPVLVKRLQAGNRLCASSEDPFRALLVLLTRVTQTAGCHEELQRDLVSAQGTECPPPPPVVWSHVTGLQPTVISSLKGYVRALDGPAQMSSALILLPSYLLYMEAYYSQLCVQSSFQPVQCLQELEALTSDMLLPLISHQAMQNITSSFRSSSMICNPGLSAAGVEVVSSLPGLGCSRMKTSSTMAGLNSPLPLPTALLYLLNTITSIHKGLIKKFSPIILSDSVLSYLRSCIGAMPTVSHTSAWILRHEHHLLYLLLRLAHNLVPVDPEVAKHAVLFHHVSLALVSWLLPGSEYLAHELMSVMTFSHSLLPEGVSGEPEMAALAELQLKDRTSPAVGALLREALHHLPSIRGCYLTHLAHMESSVLSSRDRYLSRTPFVSSHLLPELTGPSLPSDWPFLPLISLYERMGLPSGGGHQVECLPAGSVQSVTNCLQWLLVLESWREQALTAVPPVAKLARLACVFLGSSDLFLERPVQELTWALFRRLTQPAQLEALDLGSPPPGLASFHDLYSVLLAQYEAVSFGDPLFGCFMLLPLQRCYNVTMRLAVFGENVGMLRSLGVPLQQLPIPLEKFTSPMEDSLPLLRLYFRALVTGALKRNWCPVLYVVAVAHLNAFIFSQDAVAEEVEAARRSLLRKTCYLTDEVLKNHLLLFQLPQQNSELGFITYEQLPTIRARRLESILGTKIKGGER, from the exons ATGGGGAATATGGAGACTGAGCGACCTGAGTCAAATGTAATGG ACCGTGTTGGTGGCCCTGTGCTACTTACGGGTCAAGGACTCGGGATTGCAAATAGTGCCATGGAGACGATGAAAATCCATGAGGAGAATCAGACAAAGTTGCAGGCGATGTCCCAGAGTGAGATCCTTGAGGAACAGAGGAAGCTGCTGGCACAGCTTG GCCCTAGATTAGTAGACTTTGTGAGATCTCGAGGGGCACAGAGAACCCCAGGATCTGAGTCAGGATCTGGTACTGTGCAAAGAGAAGACATCCAGAATGAACCTCTGCCTGACAGCACGTCTCCACAGTTAGACCACACAATAAAAACTCAGGAATCTCAAAGGGATACCATGGAGGATGATGAGAAAGATGAGAATCAGCTTCTAGCTCAACCTCCAATTACAG agGAGGAGCTGCCAATCAAGCCTCAAAAGGAATGGCTTCACATGGACAAGGTGGAGCCAGAAAAACTGGAATGGACAAGAGACCTTCCTGCACCCAGGAAGCAGAGCACCAAAAAG GCTATGCAAGCACGTTTTGATTTTGCTGGCTCTCTCATCCCACCCACCGAAGACGTGCCCACCCATTTAGGCCTGCATCACCATGGAGAGGAGCCAGAG CTGGCTGGCTACTCACTGCAAGAGCTTTTCCTCCTCTCTCGCAGTCAGCTGAACCAACAGCGCAATCTGGCCGTCAGCACTCTCGCTAATATCCTGGCCAAA GCCCGGGCTGGTGAGTACATTTCCTCTCTAAAGGGCAGCGTCTTGTCTTCTTTATTGGATTCTGGAGTCCTCTTTCTTCTGCGGTTCTCCCTGGATGACAGTGTGGAGGGTGTGATGTCAGCAGCAGTGCATGCCTTGCGAGCTCTTCTGGTTTCATCTGACGATGAA GAGTGCTTGGATAATTCCTTCTCATGGCTGCTCGGGATGGCAACCTTTCCTTTACTGCCCACTGCTCAGGAGGATGAGGACGAGGATGATGAAGGCTTGAATGAGACCATGAAAGAAACTGCtaaagagaaagaagaaagaaaaatagatCATGATGTTGCTAGGCAGGATGTTGTCAAG GGCTTTCTGAAGATGCAGGGTCTTCCTCGGCTGCGGTATATCGTGGAGGTGGTGCGGCCCTCCCCCCGGGTTGTTCTTGATATTCTGGAGGTTCTGATCCGAATCGCTCGCCACTCGACTGCTGCAGCAACACAG ATCCTGGACTGTCCGCGGCTGATGAACTCTGTGATTTCGGAGTTTCTTCCCTGCTCCTGGGCTCCTGCCACCTCACAGGCTCCGTCCTCTTTGTATGGGCTCCCGGTTGCCTTGGCGATGAAGCTGCTTCGTGTTTTAGCAAGTGCTGGGAGGCATGCTTGTGCTAGAATA CTGAACTCTCTAGGAGGGAAGGAGGTTTTGTCACGTTTCGTGGTTGTGGAACCGTCAGAGATGTTGCTGGAAGCAGGTGAAGCTCTTCGCTGCAGTACAGAGGCGCTGAGGCTGTTCGCAGTGGCTGCCAGCTATGGACAGGCTTGCAGTCTGTACAC AGACCTGTATCCTGTGCTGGTGAAGAGGTTGCAGGCTGGGAACCGGCTGTGTGCTTCATCTGAGGACCCTTTCAGAGCTCTGCTCGTGCTGCTGACTCGGGTCACTCAGACGGCAGGATGCCATGAAGAACTGCAGAGAGACCTAGTCAG TGCTCAGGGTACAGAGTGTCCTCCACCTCCTCCGGTTGTGTGGAGTCATGTGACTGGTCTCCAGCCCACTGTCATCAGCTCTCTCAAGGGCTATGTGAGAGCACTCGATGGCCCGGCTCAAATGTCAAGTGCTCTGATTCTGCTTCCATCCTACCTGCTGTACATGGAAGCGTATTATTCACAGCTCTGTGTACAA AGCTCTTTCCAGCCGGTACAGTGTCTGCAAGAACTCGAGGCATTAACTTCAGACATGCTTCTGCCACTGATATCCCATCAGGCCATGCAAAATATAACCAGCAGCTTTAG GTCCAGCTCTATGATCTGTAACCCCGGGCTGAGTGCAGCTGGTGTGGAGGTCGTCTCCAGTCTGCCAGGTCTGGGCTGCTCGAGGATGAAGACCTCCAGCACAATGGCAGGGCTCAACTCCCCTCTGCCTCTCCCTACTGCCCTCCTGTACCTGCTGAACACCATCACCTCCATCCACAAAGGCTTAATAAAGAAG TTCAGTCCTATCATCCTCTCGGACTCTGTACTGAGTTATCTGCGGTCTTGTATCGGAGCCATGCCCACTGTTTCTCACACGAGTGCCTGGATTTTACGCCATGAGCACCACCTGCTGTATCTGCTCCTCAGACTGGCTCACAATCTG GTTCCAGTTGACCCAGAGGTGGCCAAACACGCAGTCTTGTTCCACCATGTATCGCTGGCTCTAGTGTCCTGGCTGCTGCCTGGCAGTGAATATCTGGCACATGAACTCATGTCTGTCATGACCTTCAGTCACAGCCTCCTTCC GGAGGGTGTCTCTGGTGAACCAGAGATGGCTGCGTTGGCTGAGCTGCAGCTTAAAGACAGGACTTCACCTGCCGTTGGTGCTCTGCTGCGTGAGGCTCTCCATCATTTGCCCTCCATCCGCGGTTGTTACCTCACCCACCTTGCACACATGGAATCCTCTGTTCTTTCATCCCGTGACCGGTACCTCAGCCGAACGCCTTTTGTCAGCTCTCATCTCCTACCTGAACTTACTGGCCCCTCCCTGCCCTCTGATTGGCCCTTCTTACCGCTCATAAGTCTCTATGAGCGAATGGGGCTGCCATCTGGTGGTGGGCATCAGGTTGAGTGTCTTCCAGCAGGGTCAGTGCAGTCAGTCACTAACTGCCTTCAATGGCTGCTTGTTCTGGAGAGTTGGAGAGAGCAGGCTCTCACGGCGGTGCCACCAGTGGCAAAGTTAGCCCGGCTAGCCTGTGTCTTTCTGGGCTCCAGTGACCTCTTCCTGGAGCGGCCTGTGCAAGAGCTTACTTGGGCATTGTTTCGCAGGCTAACACAGCCAGCTCAGCTTGAGGCGCTGGATCTGGGCTCACCTCCACCAGGCTTGGCTTCCTTTCATGACCTGTATTCGGTTCTGCTGGCGCAGTATGAGGCTGTGTCATTCGGTGACCCACTCTTTGGCTGCTTCATGCTTTTGCCTCTACAGCGGTGTTACAATGTCACCATGAGGCTGGCTGTGTTTGGAGAAAATGTGGGAATGCTGCGATCGCTGGGGGTCCCGCTACAGCAG CTGCCTATTCCACTGGAGAAGTTCACGTCCCCCATGGAAGACTCCCTTCCTCTGCTGCGGCTGTATTTTCGAGCACTAGTAACTGGAGCTCTGAAGAGGAACTGGTGTCCTGTACTTTATGTGGTGGCTGTTGCCCACCTGAATGCCTTTATCTTCTCCCAGGATGCAGTGGCAGAG GAGGTGGAGGCGGCACGTCGGAGCCTGCTGAGAAAGACCTGCTACCTGACAGATGAG GTGTTAAAGAACCACCTGCTTCTTTTTCAGCTGCCCCAGCAGAATTCAGAGCTGGGCTTCATCACTTATGAACAGCTACCCACGATTCGTGCCCGCAGGTTGGAAAGCATTTTGGGAACAAAAATAAAGGGCGGAGAAAGGTGA